From the Saccharomycodes ludwigii strain NBRC 1722 chromosome I, whole genome shotgun sequence genome, one window contains:
- the HSP12 gene encoding lipid-binding protein HSP12 (similar to Saccharomyces cerevisiae YFL014W | HSP12 | Heat Shock Protein), which translates to MSDTGRKNFSDKVSETVKPDSQKGVFEKGKETVTDYADKAASAVTPKSEKGLGQSVVDSATKGRDEANAKSNSKSFGETAGEYVEAAKEKVSDAAEYISSSITGAKNDAAAGAEKK; encoded by the coding sequence atgtCTGACACTGGTAGAAAAAATTTCTCTGATAAAGTTTCCGAAACTGTTAAACCAGATAGCCAAAAGGGTGTTTTCGAGAAGGGTAAAGAAACCGTTACTGATTATGCTGATAAGGCCGCCTCTGCCGTCACACcaaaaagtgaaaaaggTCTGGGTCAATCAGTCGTTGACTCTGCCACAAAGGGTAGAGATGAAGCTAACGCCAAATCCAACTCTAAATCCTTTGGTGAAACTGCTGGTGAATATGTAGAGGCTGCCAAGGAAAAAGTTAGTGATGCTGCTGAATATATTAGTAGTTCCATAACTGGCGCCAAAAATGATGCTGCTGCTGGTGCCGAAAAGAAGTAA